One region of Juglans microcarpa x Juglans regia isolate MS1-56 chromosome 7S, Jm3101_v1.0, whole genome shotgun sequence genomic DNA includes:
- the LOC121240831 gene encoding uncharacterized protein LOC121240831, which yields MLRIGKEVIEHELNVDPKVCPVKQNNRNFNTEKDEGIAEEVDQLLAAGFIKEAYYPEWLSNVVLVLQKLDTSGQLVKWSIELSEYDISNIPKSSMKGQILVDFVAEFSNFKEEDHKPPEKNPWEVYVDGSTCRADGGVRAYIVASEGKESYHVVRLEFKVTNNEAEYEAVLASLAIMKGLGGKEVEMKADSQVVVGQITWEYLARGSKLIKYLHQVQEQSKDLRYFRIKKIPCGCFQG from the exons ATGCTAAGGATAGGCAAGGAAGTCATTGAACATGAGCTGAATGTAGACCCAAAGGTATGCCCagtaaaacaaaataacagAAACTTTAATACAGAGAAGGACGAAGGAATTGCGGAGGAGGTAGATCAGTTATTAGCAGCTGGATTCATCAAAGAAGCATATTATCCAGAGTGGTTGTCTAACGTGGTGCTG GTATTGCAAAAACTAGACACCTCAGGACAGTTGGTCAAATGGTCAATCGAACTAAGTGAGTACGACATTAGCAACATACCAAAAAGCAGTATGAAAGGGCAAATACTAGTTGATTTTGTAGCAGAGTTTTCCAATTTCAAAGAAGAAGACCACAAACCACCTGAGAAGAATCCATGGGAAGTGTATGTAGATGGGTCAACCTGTCGAGCAGATGGAGGAGTCAGGGCGTACATAGTAGCAAGTGAGGGGAAAGAATCATACCACGTAGTACGATTGGAGTTCAAAGTGACAAACAACGAAGCTGAGTATGAAGCTGTACTCGCCAGTTTGGCGATCATGAAGGGATTAGGAGGCAAGGAAGTCGAGATGAAAGCCGATTCACAAGTGGTAGTCGGGCAAATTACATGGGAATATTTGGCAAGGGGATCCAAGCTGATAAAATACCTTCATCAAGTACAAGAACAAAGCAAAGATCTCAGGTACTTTCGAATCAAGAAGATACCTTGTGGTTGTTTCCAAGGCTGA